A genomic segment from Candidatus Methylomirabilis tolerans encodes:
- a CDS encoding long-chain fatty acid--CoA ligase: MLYHTGGRFVDRRRDYRKLKECGLADTVVATNQGLDRPWFVHYDQWVPRRLEYPDIPLHRFLSVSAQKYPDRNAIIFYGRRLTYRALDEAAARFAAALADRGLTKGDRVALLLPNCPQMVIAYYGTLRAGGLAVSTSPLYSTRELTHQLNDSGAETIVVLSKLYPLVREVAPKTGLKRIIVTNIKEYFPPLLRLLFTLLKEKPQGHRPAVERQPGTEWFSEVLSSAPTTSPAIMVGPDDPALLQYTGGTTGLAKGAVLTHRNLIANTIQTGAWMVKPALSSVEGEKNRIEVFLGAIPFFHVYGMTVVMNLCISLGHTMVLLPQFKVPEVLKTIAKYRPTLFPGVPTMYVAINNDPEVGGYDLHSIKACLSGAAPLPVEVANRFEALTGARLVEGFGLTEASPVTHANPLFGARKIGTIGLPLPDTDAMIVDIETGERMLPPQEIGEVVVKGPQVMAGYWNQPNETAMVLRDGWLYTGDIGFMDEQGYFTIVDRKKEMIIAGGFNVYPREVEEPLYEHLKVKEVVAVGLPDPYRGETVKVYIVLKEGERATEQEIIDFCKQRMAKHKVPTLVEFRQELPKTVVGKALRRTLREEEMAKRKSQGA; this comes from the coding sequence ATGTTGTATCACACGGGCGGCCGTTTCGTTGATAGGCGAAGAGATTACCGGAAGTTAAAGGAGTGCGGATTGGCTGACACAGTTGTCGCCACGAACCAAGGCCTCGACCGACCCTGGTTCGTCCACTATGATCAGTGGGTTCCAAGACGCCTCGAGTATCCGGATATCCCGCTCCATCGCTTCCTCTCGGTCTCCGCTCAGAAGTATCCGGACCGGAATGCGATCATCTTCTATGGCAGGAGACTGACCTATCGCGCCCTGGATGAGGCTGCCGCACGGTTTGCCGCCGCCCTCGCAGACCGGGGACTGACGAAGGGCGACAGGGTGGCGCTCTTGCTCCCGAACTGCCCTCAGATGGTCATCGCCTACTACGGAACGCTGCGCGCAGGAGGTCTCGCGGTCTCGACCAGCCCGCTTTACTCCACGCGAGAGCTCACGCACCAACTGAACGATTCCGGCGCAGAGACCATCGTGGTATTGTCAAAGCTCTACCCGCTCGTTAGAGAGGTCGCGCCAAAGACCGGTCTCAAGCGGATCATCGTGACAAATATCAAGGAGTATTTCCCGCCCCTGCTCCGGCTGTTGTTCACCCTCCTGAAGGAGAAACCGCAGGGGCACAGACCTGCTGTAGAGCGACAACCGGGAACGGAATGGTTTTCGGAAGTACTTAGTTCAGCTCCTACAACGTCCCCCGCAATCATGGTCGGCCCGGATGATCCAGCGCTGCTGCAGTACACCGGCGGCACGACAGGTCTGGCGAAGGGAGCCGTGCTGACACACAGGAATCTGATCGCCAATACGATACAGACCGGCGCGTGGATGGTGAAGCCCGCCTTGAGCTCAGTCGAAGGGGAGAAGAACAGGATCGAGGTCTTCCTTGGGGCGATCCCGTTCTTCCACGTCTATGGGATGACGGTAGTGATGAACCTCTGCATCTCGCTGGGTCACACGATGGTGCTCTTACCGCAATTCAAGGTACCGGAAGTCCTGAAGACGATCGCCAAGTACCGCCCCACCCTTTTCCCCGGTGTCCCGACGATGTATGTGGCCATCAATAATGACCCGGAGGTAGGCGGGTACGATCTCCATTCGATCAAAGCCTGCTTGAGTGGGGCCGCGCCACTACCGGTCGAGGTGGCGAACAGGTTCGAAGCGTTGACCGGCGCTCGCCTTGTAGAGGGGTTCGGTCTCACCGAAGCCTCTCCGGTCACTCACGCCAACCCGCTCTTTGGCGCTCGGAAGATCGGGACGATCGGTCTGCCGCTCCCGGACACCGACGCCATGATCGTCGATATCGAGACTGGTGAGCGTATGCTGCCGCCTCAAGAGATCGGCGAGGTGGTGGTCAAGGGCCCTCAGGTAATGGCAGGATATTGGAATCAGCCGAACGAGACCGCTATGGTGCTTCGAGATGGATGGTTGTACACGGGCGACATCGGTTTCATGGATGAGCAGGGCTACTTCACTATCGTAGATCGTAAAAAAGAGATGATCATCGCGGGCGGCTTTAATGTCTATCCCCGGGAGGTTGAAGAGCCGCTGTATGAACATCTAAAGGTCAAAGAGGTAGTGGCGGTCGGCCTGCCTGACCCATACCGTGGAGAGACGGTCAAGGTCTATATCGTTCTGAAAGAGGGCGAGCGCGCCACCGAACAAGAGATCATCGACTTTTGCAAGCAGAGGATGGCAAAGCATAAGGTACCCACCCTAGTGGAGTTCAGGCAGGAGCTACCGAAAACAGTCGTGGGGAAGGCGCTCCGTCGAACCTTACGCGAAGAGGAGATGGCCAAGCGGAAGTCACAAGGTGCCTGA
- a CDS encoding glycerophosphodiester phosphodiesterase, with protein MTLNIAHRGASAQAPENTMAAFEKAVELGADAIELDLHVSRDGELVVIHDVTLDRTTDGRGPVHTHSLQELKQLDAGRWFGESFAGQRIPTLAEVLDRFAGKVPLALEVKAGSAFFPGIEERVVSALREHQVLSQVAVASFDHHALFRLKELEPCLRTAALLVGRPMSMSAVAGPSKVDAMALECSLVTKTEIDACRASGLQLVVWVVNEPAQMRHFIDLGIDGIITDRPDLLRHALT; from the coding sequence ATGACGCTGAATATCGCGCACCGAGGGGCGTCGGCGCAGGCGCCGGAGAATACGATGGCAGCCTTTGAAAAGGCAGTCGAGCTGGGAGCCGACGCCATCGAGTTGGACCTCCACGTCAGCCGCGATGGCGAGTTGGTCGTCATTCATGATGTCACGCTGGATCGGACTACCGATGGCCGGGGGCCGGTCCATACCCACAGCCTGCAGGAACTGAAGCAGTTGGATGCCGGACGCTGGTTCGGCGAAAGCTTCGCCGGCCAGCGTATCCCCACACTTGCTGAGGTCCTCGATCGTTTTGCTGGAAAGGTCCCGCTCGCACTTGAGGTCAAGGCGGGATCAGCCTTCTTTCCCGGCATCGAGGAGCGGGTGGTGTCGGCCTTGCGCGAGCATCAGGTCCTCTCGCAGGTAGCCGTCGCGTCTTTCGATCATCATGCGCTGTTCAGGCTAAAAGAGCTGGAGCCCTGCCTACGGACCGCCGCCTTGCTCGTGGGGCGACCCATGTCGATGTCGGCGGTAGCCGGCCCCAGCAAAGTAGACGCCATGGCTCTCGAGTGCAGCCTTGTGACAAAAACAGAAATTGATGCCTGCCGTGCCTCCGGGCTTCAACTTGTTGTCTGGGTGGTAAACGAGCCTGCTCAGATGCGCCACTTTATTGATCTCGGAATAGACGGGATCATCACTGATAGACCCGACCTTTTACGTCATGCCCTGACCTAA